The stretch of DNA TTCTTCAgggtggcgtgtgtgtgtgccgcaaaTGGGAAAGTGTACGGTTTTTTCTTGGCGGTTTTGAGGTGTTGTGGTTTcaggtgtgtgtttgtatgtgagTTGTTCTAGTGGGCGAGGGAGTACTCACCTAGTACAGGCTAAACCACCGAGGCAGGGCTCCAGGGCTGCCAACATTCACACGCTCAAATCGCACATCAATGTGTAGACGATTTGTGGGCTGTCGTTTTtacttcttctgctgctgcttctggtccTCACAAATGTTGAAACGTAGAAATCCTATGCTTGACTTCTCCTTGCGACTTTTCCTGGCTGGTTATTTCATATTTGCTTTAAACATTTgacttcaatttattttattttactctcTGATTGATTTTCTTCTGGTTTACAATTCCCTTATCACCATCATCAATATTATCAGATTCATTGTGCGCTTGTTTGCTtagttgttaatttttgtaaatCTGATCgatagttttcttttttaatttaaatttcaatcaattaaaaattctgTTTATTCACACTgctcattttgttgttgcttcttttttcctTTGAGAACACTGCTTGTTTGCCCATGAAATTTTCCTCGTTCAGTTGCTTGAAAATGTGTTAAGCTGCAAGAGATTTATGTTGAGTTGATTTTGAGGGggcaaatattaaataatatttaaattgacatgggcaattaattatgatttttagtCACGCTGTCAgtggtttatttattcaattatttgtttataatttgtttatgttcGTTTTAATTTCACTCATTAGTTTTGTCACACagttttagtttcgttttcaCTTCTGTTGCTGggcattttaatttacaaGTTTCGTAAAAttagcacaaaaaaacaacaatccATTTTCTTTTAGAAATGTGCATTCATTATGCCTACGGAATTGGCGTTGTTTCCGGAAAATCCGGAATATACGGCATTCAGAAGGAGGAAGTACAAGGCGgccaagtaaataaataaataaagacgCGAAACAAActtcaaagcaaaaacagcagctTCTCTTTTTATcactcgttctctctctcatgtTCTACTCTCCCATgatggctctctctctctcttcccgtTACAAAATGGCGCCTGCGCCTTGTTCCGTTTCCGAATTCCGTACAAACGGaagctttttcttttaatgGGGAACGTCGCACATAAATTTTTGTTAAGCATACGCAATGTTGTAGCAAAATTGTATTCAAAACTATATGaatatgtttttaattattttaaatttagatAGTTTTAGTAGTTCCTTGTTACTAAATGAGCAACAAGAGTCTTTTATGGATACAGACACTGTCAGACACTGGAGTCCTGGTACCTCTGCTCGTTTGGACTGTGCCAGTCACTGTGCAGCTCCCTGCGGCATGTCGTTGAAACGGAAACACACTGCCCTAGTTTTTAGTTTCCCTTCGTGTCGCAGACACATACAAGCACAAGctcacccgcacacacacacacacacacacacatacacccaaACACAGTTGTGGACAAAGGGGCACACATTCATGCAGTTAACAAGCTGCTTAACGTGACTTCAAACAATGGAAAGCAGGACAAATACCGAGTGAAATGAAAGTTGcattttcataataaataatcGGCCGACACAAATTCCGAGCACGCCACCGTCCTGTAATTCTCTTAAGAAAGCGGTGGGCGATGGCGAAGGGTCGGACTCGGGCTCCCGAAAAAAGGGCCACTGAAGGGGAAATGTAAACAGAGCTGAAGACTCGTTCTGGCCGCGCATTGAACTCGGAGCTTCGGCTCGGGGTTTAATTTCTTTGTAGGTATCTACTCCCtgatacgcacacacacgcatgcactGGTATATTCTGACACACAGTTACTCTCGGgcagtgactgactgacacacATATACCATGAAACGCGTTCACGAAGGCAACGAACAGCAAACGGACAACGAGtaggaaacaacaaaaataacattgACGATGTGAATGTAAATGTAGATGTGGATACGGACGGGGCCGAAGCGCGCAACGAGCTAACATGGTGAAGGAAACAGGGAAGAATCTCCTCGCAGGGAGAGGGacccaaaacgaaaccaacGAACGATACAACTGTATCTCCGGCCTGGCCCATCGGCTTTATCGTCGTGTCCTTTCGCTGGGGAACTTGTGGTGTGTTCTCGTTTTGTGCGTTTGCatgtaaaagaaaaactggCTCACTGTGCCGTATCTATGTCTGTATGTAAGgcgcatgtgtgcgtgtgagtgtctgtgtgagtgttgaTTTGAACGAATGTAtcttttaaatgaaaatttctgcagcaccagcaattGAAAATCACAATTTTCTTTATAGTTTTTCCTCTTGAAGatttcataaattaaatttttgttaatttttcatttatattcCACGCGTGTTCCTTGAGAGcacacaatttcaatttccattaacAGGCACTcggccacacacgcacacctcAATTGGTCATgctattttaattgaatttcctgtgtatatgtgtgtatcgTATCGCACATTCTCAGGTTTTTCCACAGACAGACCGAAAGTCCGTTTTCAACGGATACCGAATTTTGCACAATGCCATTTCGTTTCCCAAAATGATGATCATAATTGGTTGGGTTGGATTTGCGTCAGGCCATCCATATTTTCctccgttttcgttttcgccCCGTAATTGGCATACGCAGTTGGAAAATTTTTCACTTTCctgtgtatgtgcgtgtgtgggtgtgtgtacacatccatatacatatacattaaAGGCAGTTTTCTTGACACTCCACACCagcgcactcacacacactcacaatcACTCGAGACGCGCACGGACAAGTGAAAACCAACCTTTCTCGTCAGCAGCGTATACAGTTCTGTTCTGCACGATGTGAACTCGGATGACTTGTAACTCGGTGCTTGGCAAACGGTTCAAGCTCGCCTCTAAGCTTTTCGGAGTGTTTTAGTGGCATGGGTCGAGGGCATTTTCGGTTTATTAAAACTGGCGCCAAAATCCATGCAGTTTGTGTGGCCGTGtctgtgtaggtgtgtgtttgtgtagctTTGCCGTTAGTTAGTTGGCTAGCACACGTGGCGTATGTGTAATAGGTTTGCGTTCAATAAATATTGCGCACTTTTAGGAGGAgtttgaaataatttattgtaaGACTGAGACTTTGAAATTTACACGAGACGAAAACTAGTTTTTAGCCCTTGATGACTTACTCCGTATACTCTTACTTTGAATTCGCAATAAATCCACCAAATCtttttgaaatattcaaaatcaTCGGATTTTATCAGTATATAACAATACTAATAATATTCTTAATATTTGGTgtactaaaaatataattttcttaATAGAACTTTCGTGTCATGCGATGGTTTTATGTGAAGCTACTCAAGACCTTACATATTTAGTTAAACTGTCACTgaattttttctttaatttttacaTGTAACAATAAATTTGTTACCATGTAGTTAAcatgtaaattattttgtgaGCTTTTTATAAAGAATAATTTTGATATAATCCAATGAAAAGCGGCTCTGAAAGCTAGGTAATCTTTTGAACAATATATCCATTTATTGgcgtaaatatattttcagtgCTGATGGTCCTAGCTAGCTGGTGATACCAAACGGAATATCAAAAGCGAATCTTTCAATCAGTACGGATTAACCCATTGTTGGACAAGTGGGCAGCTCAGATGaaagattattattattattattataaatattatgttAGCTTAACTACGGtagttttattgtttaaatacACGGTTTCTTACAGGTGAGTTAAAAGTGTTAAGGAGAAGTTTTTATGGTGCTCGTCATGCAACGACCGGACCCGGATATTTCGGGATATTTTCACTACGTAAATGAGTGCAATGTGTATTTATGGTGATATAAtaagcaaatttaattaatattaatttataaatatcaattaataaaaattgGATATCCAAAATAACATAACATACCATACCACCGGCtgacaagcaacaagttgTCAAATAACGTAAAATTTCTTTCCCACTCACGTAAtgttttatgctatttttttAGGTTGACGTTAATAGTTTGATccttataatttaaacaatccAATAACAGAAAGTTATGAGAAGTACCCCATGTGGTTTGGTTATGGTTTCAttaatcggataaaattatagttttagtgctgagagtcctaactagctggtaatattaaatagaatcGCAAAATCTAGGAAAATGATTGAAGacttgtgttttatttacggtatatttgtaaaatgtatattttggtatatttttgagggtggTGCATTATATTTGATAATCCTGCCAAGAAACCGGACATCCAATCCTAAACACTCAAGATAAAATCCGGAGACATATTAACAATCAACATGACAACTGCCGTGCTGGGCGGCGGCCTGAGTGGCCTCTCCGCCGGCTATTACCTGTTACGCCGGTTCGGTAATCCTCTGACCATCTACGAGGCCTCCCCGCGGGTCGGTGGCTGGATACGGACGGAGGCGCGCAAGGATCGCGACTTTATATTTGAGACTGGGCCACGCACTATACGTCCCGTGGGCGTGCCTGGAGCCAATACGCTTGAGCtgatggaggagctgcagttgCCACTGAAGCCAATCCCAAAAAGTCATGTGGCAGCACGGAACCGCATGCTGTATGCCAAGGGCCAGCTGTGTATGCTGCCAAATAGTCCCAGAGGACTGTTTGGCGTCAAACCACCGTTCACGCAGCCCCTgtacaaggcgctgctgcacgATCTGGCAACGGGGAGTACTCTGGCCAAGAACGAGGATGAATCGATATACAGCTTTGCGGAGCGTCGCTTTGGCAAGGAGATAGCAGACTACGCCATCAGTCCCATGATCTGTGGCATTTGTGCAGGAGATGCCAAGGAGATCAGTGTTCGATTCCTAATGGACGGACTCTTCGAGAAGGAACAGAGGTACGGCGGCGTACTGAAGGGCACGTTGTATGCCCGCTTCAAGGAAAATGTAGACGAGAAGAAGGAGGGTCTGTTTGACCAAGATCAGCCAAAACTCTATGCCCAGGCCCTGCAGGAGAAGTGGGCGATGTACAGCATTGAGGGTGGGCTGGAGACACTGCCTTGTGCCATGCGCAAGTATCTCGGGCAACGCGATGTCAACGTGCAGCTAAGTAATCAGTGCAAGAATTTAACTTTCACCAAGAGCGGCGTCCGCATGTCCCTACGCAATGCTGACGTTCCTGTGGACCATGTCGTGAGCTCCCTGCCAGCCCACAAACTGGCTCCACtggtgaagcagcagcacccctcGCTGTGCGAGCAACTGCTGGAGATTCCCTATGTGGATGTTGTGGTCGTTAACATTCAGTACGA from Drosophila subobscura isolate 14011-0131.10 chromosome O, UCBerk_Dsub_1.0, whole genome shotgun sequence encodes:
- the LOC117896424 gene encoding protoporphyrinogen oxidase: MTTAVLGGGLSGLSAGYYLLRRFGNPLTIYEASPRVGGWIRTEARKDRDFIFETGPRTIRPVGVPGANTLELMEELQLPLKPIPKSHVAARNRMLYAKGQLCMLPNSPRGLFGVKPPFTQPLYKALLHDLATGSTLAKNEDESIYSFAERRFGKEIADYAISPMICGICAGDAKEISVRFLMDGLFEKEQRYGGVLKGTLYARFKENVDEKKEGLFDQDQPKLYAQALQEKWAMYSIEGGLETLPCAMRKYLGQRDVNVQLSNQCKNLTFTKSGVRMSLRNADVPVDHVVSSLPAHKLAPLVKQQHPSLCEQLLEIPYVDVVVVNIQYDGNLLKQDGFGLLVPPIEKLPILGVIFDSCCFDMNGNTVLTVMMGGHWFDQWFGHQPSQKEILDTATKCVGQILDIQEEPKFSRVHLLHKCIPQYTVGHKRRVESIRKYLRDYKLPLSLCGAAYDGVGINDVILSARRQVDAIPRI